A genomic segment from Cryptococcus gattii WM276 chromosome J, complete sequence encodes:
- a CDS encoding hexose transport-related protein, putative (Similar to TIGR gene model, INSD accession AAW41961.1~QUTD_EMENI Quinate permease (Quinate transporter)), giving the protein MPSFFRGAFKEDPPEIYNWKIYILTATSCMGGFLYGYDSGVMGGVLALTSFKRSFNLLGLSAVDLSNHSANIVAMLQAGAFFGSLGVGPVADKIGRRPCLIIGSTIFIVGSIMQVCAAPHIGLLMGGRVVGGFGVGACSTLAPLYTSENVPRAVRGRLTACYQLFIQVGLLISFWINYGMSINYPSTKAGQWQVSLALQILPGVILILGMFFLSESPRHLYRVGKPDQALKVLSWTRSLPADHPYVKEEAREVQLQLENEGLLASGTSHFALWRELFVIKSNRNRLALGLMTMLLQQMMGVNAINYYSPQIFQNLGLKGTNNSLFATGIYGVVKVFSSLIFALFIADRFGRRKSLILGGIEQALCLFYVGAFVKLKPSIFLYIIGFEAGWGPVPWIYNAEIHSARLRGTALGAAAATNWLFNFVVSRATPVMLTTMGLGGYGTFLFYGSFCVICVVFAWFFCPETKGMSLEAMDEFFGNPVVCDAEHGSRREIDGSGEKNDVEEIEHKE; this is encoded by the exons ATGCCCAGTTTCTTCCGTGGAGCATTCAAAGAAGACCCGCCTGAGATCTACAACTG GAAAATTTATATTCTTACCGCCACCTCTTGTATGGGCGGTTTCCTCTATGGTTATGACTCGGGTGTGATGGGCGGTGTCCTTGCGCTCACCTCATTCAAACGCTCCTTCAACCTCCTTGGCCTCAGTGCAGTTGATTTGTCAAACCATTCAG CCAACATCGTCGCAATGCTTCAGGCCGGAGCATTCTTCGGCTCGCTCGGCGTCGGACCTGTCGCAGACAAGATTGGTCGTCGCCCATGTCTCATCATAGGATCGACCATCTTCATTGTAGGATCTATCATGCAGGTTTGCGCCGCTCCACACATTGGATTATTGATGGGAGGCCGTGTGGTCGGCGGGTTCGGGGTAGGCGCGTGTTCGACCCTCGCTCCGTTGTACACTAGCGAGAATGTCCCTCGAGCAGTACGAGGTCGTCTCACCGCGTGCTATCAATTGTTCATCCAAGTCGGCTTGCTCATCTCCTTCTGGATCAACTACGGCATGAGCATTAATTACCCCAGTACCAAGGCCGGTCAATGGCAGGTGTCACTCGCACTGCAGATCCTCCCTGGTGTAATCCTTATTCTCGGCATGTTTTTCTTGTCCGAGTCGCCCCGACACCTTTACCGTGTGGGCAAACCAGATCAAGCACTCAAAGTTCTCTCGTGGACGCGATCCCTGCCTGCCGACCACCCGTACGTTAAGGAAGAAGCCCGCGAGGTTCAGCTTCAGCTGGAGAACGAGGGTTTGCTTGCCAGCGGCACCTCACACTTCGCCTTGTGGCGAGAACTCTTTGTTATAAAGTCAAATCGGAACCGTCTCGCCCTCGGACTCATGACAATGCTGCTACAACAGATGATGGGTGTGAATGCGATCAATTATT ATTCCCCGCAAATCTTCCAAAATCTTGGACTCAAAGGGACTAACAACAGTCTTTTCGCCACCGGCATCTACGGTGTGGTCAAGGTCTTCTCTTCACTCATCTTCGCGCTCTTCATCGCGGATAGATTTGGTCGACGAAAGTCGCTCATCTTGGGAGGAATCGAGCAAGCACTCTGCCTTTTCTACGTCGGCGCCTTTGTAA AGCTGAAGCCTAGCATCTTCCTCTACATTATCGGGTTCGAAGCCGGATGGGGACCAGTTCCTTGGATCTACAACGCCGAAATACATTCGGCTCGACTCCGTGGTACTGCGCTCGGCGCAGCGGCAGCGACCAACTGGCTATTCAACTTTGTCGTCTCTCGAGCAACCCCGGTCATGCTGACTACGATGGGCTTGGGAGGTTACGGGACATTCCTCTTCT ATGGCTCTTTCTGCGTGATCTGTGTCGTCTTCGCCTGGTTTTTCTGTCCCGAAACTAAGGGAATGTCACTCGAGGCGATG GACGAGTTCTTCGGCAACCCAGTCGTTTGCGATGCAGAACACGGTTCTCGTAGAGAGATTGATGGTAGTGGAGAGAAAAATGATGTGGAGGAGATTGAGCACAAGGAGTAG